A window of the Loxodonta africana isolate mLoxAfr1 chromosome 3, mLoxAfr1.hap2, whole genome shotgun sequence genome harbors these coding sequences:
- the LOC135230619 gene encoding olfactory receptor 7G1-like has protein sequence MERGNQTGVSEFFLLGLAEDPELQPLLYNIFLFMYLVTILGNLLIVLAISYDSHLHTPMYFFLSNLSFTDICLSTTTVPKLLVNIKTQRNSITYTGCLTQVCAAIIFGSFENFLLGIMAYDRYVAICHPLRYTVIMNPHFLSLLVILSLFISIMNALVHSLMLLRLSFCTDLEIPHFFCEIVQVLKLACSNTLINNIILYFMSSIFGGIPFSGIIFSYTQIVSSILRMPSAVGKYKAFSTCGSHLTVVFLFYGTGFGVYISSAFTHSSRKTTVASVMYIVVPQMMNPFIYSLRNRDMKGAMRKIIGRMLYF, from the coding sequence ATGGAACGCGGAAACCAAACAGGAGTTTCAGAGTTCTTTCTCCTGGGACTGGCAGAGGATCCAGAACTGCAGCCCCTTCTCTACAACATCTTTCTGTTCATGTACCTGGTCACCATCCTGGGAAACCTGCTCATCGTCCTGGCTATCAGCTATGATTCCCACCTCCatacccccatgtacttctttctctccaatcTGTCCTTTACGGACATCTGTTTAAGTACAACCACAGTCCCGAAGCTGTTAGTGAACATCAAGACACAGAGAAACTCTATCACTTACACTGGCTGCCTCACCCAGGTATGTGCTGCCATAATTTTTGGAAGTTTTGAGAATTTTCTCCTTGGaataatggcctatgaccgctatgtggctatTTGTCATCCACTGAGGTACACAGTCATCATGAACCCCCACTTCCTTAGTCTGCTGGTCATACTCTCTTTGTTCATTAGCATCATGAATGCCCTGGTCCATAGTCTGATGTTGCTGAGACTGTCCTTCTGCACAGACCTGGAAATCCCCCACTTCTTCTGTGAAATTGTTCAGGTCCTCAAGCTTGCCTGTTCCAATACCCTCATCAATAAcatcattctatattttatgtctAGCATATTTGGTGGTATTCCTTTCTCTGGGATTATTTTTTCTTACACTCAAATTGTTTCTTCCATCCTGAGAATGCCATCAGCTGTTGGAAAGTATAAAGCTTTTTCCACCTGTGGATCTCACCTCACAGTTGTTTTCTTGTTCTATGGGACAGGATTTGGAGTGTACATTAGTTCTGCATTTACACACTCTTCCAGGAAGACAACGGTAGCCTCCGTGATGTATATTGTGGTCCCTCAAATGATGAATCCTTTTATCTATAGCCTGAGGAACAGGGACATGAAGGGAGCCATGAGAAAAATCATTGGTAGGATGCTTTATTTTTag